A single region of the Winslowiella toletana genome encodes:
- a CDS encoding methyl-accepting chemotaxis protein, with the protein MFKRMKVVTSLIVVLVVFGSLQLISGGLFFQALKSDKANFTITEQLRREQTNLTASWIALVQTRNTLNRAGLRYMLDSNQMGSGDTVADLLKLAKTQLALAEQQYAEYSAELPDDVKALSHVKAVTENYTILHGALNDLIKLMAEGNIKEFFDQPTQGYQNGFEAAYNSWLNNTAALFAEGSAENDQAYNQAIWVLAIVFVVLLAVMAVVWSGMHHILLRPLNATISHIRHIASGDLTQTIEVEGRNEMSQLASSLQHMQQELVNTVGDVRDGSDAIFTGASEISAGNNDLSARTEEQAASLEQTAASMEQLTATVKQNAENARQASQLALSASETAQKGGKVVDGVVKTMSDIAGSSKKIADIISVIDGIAFQTNILALNAAVEAARAGEQGRGFAVVAGEVRSLAQRSAQAAKEIKALIEDSVSRVDTGSVLVESAGETMHDIVSAVTRVTDIMAEIASASDEQSRGIDQVGQAVTEMDRVTQQNASLVEESAAAAAALEEQASRLSQAVSVFRIRKEFAARAVNVSTASKSAPSSASVIAARKPVTKVSEENWETF; encoded by the coding sequence ATGTTTAAGCGTATGAAAGTTGTGACCAGTCTGATTGTGGTTCTGGTCGTGTTCGGCTCACTGCAATTAATCTCCGGCGGTCTGTTTTTTCAGGCTTTAAAGAGTGATAAAGCAAATTTCACTATCACTGAGCAATTGCGCCGCGAGCAGACAAATCTGACCGCGTCATGGATTGCTTTGGTTCAAACCCGTAATACCCTCAACCGCGCCGGTCTGCGCTACATGCTCGATTCAAATCAGATGGGCAGTGGTGACACCGTAGCGGATCTCCTGAAGCTGGCGAAAACTCAGCTGGCACTGGCAGAGCAGCAATATGCCGAGTACAGCGCTGAATTGCCGGACGATGTGAAAGCACTCAGTCACGTTAAAGCAGTCACAGAGAATTACACCATTCTGCACGGTGCACTTAACGATCTGATTAAGCTGATGGCCGAAGGCAATATCAAAGAGTTTTTCGATCAACCCACTCAGGGCTACCAAAACGGTTTTGAGGCCGCTTACAACAGCTGGCTGAATAATACCGCTGCGCTGTTTGCTGAAGGGTCGGCGGAAAACGATCAGGCTTACAACCAGGCGATCTGGGTGCTGGCGATTGTCTTCGTGGTTTTGCTGGCCGTAATGGCGGTGGTGTGGAGCGGTATGCATCACATTCTGCTGCGTCCGCTGAATGCCACCATCAGCCATATTCGCCATATTGCCAGCGGCGACCTGACACAAACCATTGAAGTTGAGGGACGCAACGAGATGAGCCAGCTGGCTTCCAGCCTGCAACATATGCAGCAGGAGCTGGTAAACACCGTCGGTGATGTGCGCGACGGTTCCGATGCAATCTTCACCGGTGCCAGCGAAATCTCTGCCGGAAACAACGATCTGTCGGCGCGAACCGAGGAGCAGGCTGCCTCGCTGGAACAGACTGCCGCCAGCATGGAGCAACTGACGGCGACGGTGAAACAGAACGCTGAGAATGCCCGCCAGGCGTCGCAGCTGGCGCTCAGTGCCTCAGAAACCGCGCAAAAGGGCGGTAAAGTGGTCGATGGGGTGGTGAAAACCATGAGTGATATTGCCGGTAGTTCGAAGAAGATTGCCGATATTATCAGCGTAATCGATGGGATTGCCTTCCAGACCAATATTCTGGCGCTAAATGCGGCGGTGGAAGCGGCGCGTGCCGGTGAGCAGGGACGTGGTTTTGCGGTAGTGGCGGGAGAGGTGCGCAGTCTGGCGCAGCGTAGCGCCCAGGCAGCAAAAGAGATTAAAGCGCTGATTGAAGATTCCGTCAGTCGCGTCGATACCGGCTCGGTGCTGGTGGAAAGTGCCGGAGAGACCATGCATGACATCGTCAGCGCGGTGACGCGCGTGACCGATATTATGGCGGAAATAGCGTCGGCATCCGACGAGCAGAGTCGCGGTATCGACCAGGTGGGGCAGGCGGTTACCGAGATGGATCGGGTTACCCAGCAGAATGCGTCACTGGTTGAAGAGTCCGCTGCCGCTGCGGCAGCGCTGGAAGAACAGGCCAGCCGACTGTCACAAGCGGTATCGGTGTTCAGAATTCGTAAAGAATTCGCCGCACGCGCCGTTAATGTCAGTACCGCCAGTAAATCTGCTCCGAGTTCTGCTTCGGTGATCGCCGCGCGTAAGCCGGTCACTAAAGTCTCTGAAGAGAACTGGGAAACATTCTGA
- the cheW gene encoding chemotaxis protein CheW has product MTGMANVTKLAGETVGQEFLVFTLGDEEYGIDILKVQEIRGYDQVTRIANTPAFIKGVTNLRGVIVPIIDLRIKFAQPGVEYNDNTVVIVLNLQHRVVGIVVDGVSDVLSLTHEQIRPAPEFAVTMSTEYLTGLGALGERMLILVDIEKLLSSEEMALMDNLRSA; this is encoded by the coding sequence ATGACTGGAATGGCAAACGTTACCAAACTGGCTGGCGAAACGGTAGGCCAGGAGTTCCTGGTATTTACGCTGGGTGATGAAGAATACGGTATCGATATTTTGAAGGTGCAGGAGATTCGCGGTTACGATCAGGTTACGCGCATCGCCAATACTCCGGCATTTATTAAAGGCGTCACGAATTTGCGCGGTGTCATCGTACCGATTATCGATCTGCGGATTAAATTTGCTCAGCCGGGTGTCGAATATAACGATAACACCGTGGTGATCGTGCTGAATCTGCAACATCGCGTCGTGGGAATTGTGGTTGATGGCGTTTCTGATGTGCTGTCTCTGACGCATGAGCAGATTCGTCCGGCTCCTGAATTTGCCGTCACTATGTCGACGGAATACCTTACCGGACTGGGCGCGCTGGGCGAGCGGATGCTGATCCTCGTTGATATCGAAAAGCTACTGAGCAGCGAAGAGATGGCGCTGATGGATAATCTGCGCAGCGCATAA
- the cheA gene encoding chemotaxis protein CheA: MDISDFYQTFFDEADELLADMEQHLLGLDPQQPDSEQLNAIFRAAHSIKGGAGTFGFTVLQETTHILENILDGARRGEMQLSTDIINLFLETKDIMQEQLDACKTAQEPDAESFEYICQALRQLALEAKGEVIEPAKPLTLVTEAQPATVVPAGLRLALVDLKPSEVSLMLDELANLGTVSEVKKGETSLEATLISSVDKDDIVAVLCFVIEESQIRFPDAATPAAQPESADKPSENLATVSPVTPALKPEVKKSAPARSSESGSIRVAVEKVDQLINLVGELVITQSMLAQRSGELDPVNHGDLLNSMGQLERNARDLQESVMSIRMMPMEYVFSRFPRLVRDLASKLGKEVELTLSGSSTELDKSLIERIIDPLTHLVRNSLDHGIESPEKRLLAGKHACGNLTLSAEHQGGNICIEVSDDGAGLNRERILAKALSCGLPVSESMSDEEVGMLIFAPGFSTAEQVTDVSGRGVGMDVVKRNIQEMGGHVEIGSKPGKGTTIRILLPLTLAILDGMSVRVAEEVFILPLNAVMESLQPLAADLHPLAGGERVLEVRGEYLPLVELWNVFDVQGAKTEATQGIVVILQSAGKRYALLVDQLIGQHQVVVKNLESNYRKVPGISAATILGDGSVALIVDVSALQSLNREKRVAGVAA; encoded by the coding sequence ATGGATATTAGCGATTTTTACCAGACGTTTTTCGATGAGGCTGACGAATTACTGGCCGACATGGAACAACACCTGCTGGGATTAGACCCACAGCAGCCCGATTCGGAGCAGCTGAATGCCATTTTCCGTGCAGCCCATTCGATAAAAGGCGGAGCGGGTACTTTTGGTTTCACTGTCTTACAGGAAACCACGCATATTCTGGAGAACATTCTCGACGGTGCGCGCCGCGGTGAAATGCAGCTCAGTACCGACATCATCAACCTGTTTTTGGAAACCAAAGATATTATGCAGGAACAGTTAGATGCCTGTAAAACCGCCCAGGAACCTGACGCAGAAAGTTTTGAATATATCTGTCAGGCGTTGCGCCAACTGGCGCTGGAGGCCAAAGGCGAAGTTATTGAACCGGCAAAACCGCTGACGCTGGTGACTGAAGCGCAACCGGCCACGGTTGTTCCCGCCGGTTTGCGGCTGGCGCTGGTCGACCTTAAACCGAGCGAAGTGTCACTGATGCTGGATGAGCTGGCTAATCTTGGCACCGTCAGTGAGGTGAAGAAAGGTGAAACCTCACTGGAGGCGACGCTGATTTCCTCGGTCGATAAAGATGACATTGTGGCGGTGCTCTGTTTTGTGATTGAAGAGTCACAAATCCGTTTTCCGGATGCAGCAACCCCAGCGGCACAGCCAGAAAGCGCCGATAAACCGTCAGAAAATCTGGCTACCGTCAGCCCTGTCACGCCGGCGCTCAAGCCAGAAGTGAAAAAATCCGCGCCCGCCCGCAGCAGCGAGTCGGGCAGCATCCGCGTGGCGGTAGAAAAGGTCGATCAGCTGATCAATCTGGTCGGCGAGCTGGTGATCACTCAGTCAATGCTGGCGCAGCGATCCGGCGAGCTGGATCCGGTTAATCACGGTGACCTGCTAAACAGTATGGGGCAGCTGGAGCGCAATGCGCGTGACCTGCAAGAGTCGGTGATGTCGATTCGTATGATGCCGATGGAGTACGTATTCAGTCGCTTCCCTCGCTTGGTGCGCGACCTGGCCAGCAAGCTGGGTAAAGAGGTGGAACTGACGCTGTCAGGCAGCTCGACCGAGCTGGATAAGAGTTTAATCGAACGGATTATCGATCCGCTGACTCACCTGGTGCGTAACAGCCTCGACCACGGCATTGAATCGCCGGAAAAGCGCCTGCTGGCGGGTAAACATGCCTGCGGCAACCTGACGCTTTCTGCTGAACATCAGGGTGGCAATATCTGTATCGAAGTCAGCGATGACGGCGCGGGCCTTAACCGTGAACGCATTCTGGCTAAAGCACTCTCCTGCGGGCTACCGGTCAGTGAATCAATGAGCGATGAAGAGGTCGGCATGCTGATTTTTGCACCTGGCTTCTCTACCGCTGAGCAGGTCACCGACGTGTCCGGGCGCGGCGTCGGTATGGACGTTGTGAAACGTAATATTCAGGAGATGGGAGGCCACGTCGAGATCGGTTCGAAGCCGGGCAAAGGCACCACCATTCGTATTTTGCTGCCGCTGACGCTGGCGATCCTCGACGGCATGTCGGTGCGGGTCGCGGAAGAGGTGTTTATCCTGCCTCTGAATGCGGTGATGGAGTCACTGCAACCGCTGGCAGCAGATCTGCATCCGCTGGCCGGTGGCGAACGCGTGCTGGAAGTACGCGGCGAGTATCTGCCGCTGGTGGAGTTGTGGAATGTATTTGATGTGCAGGGCGCGAAGACGGAAGCAACGCAGGGCATCGTGGTTATTCTGCAAAGTGCCGGAAAACGCTATGCGCTGCTGGTCGATCAGCTGATTGGTCAGCACCAGGTGGTGGTGAAAAACCTTGAGAGCAACTACCGCAAAGTGCCGGGTATTTCTGCCGCCACCATCCTCGGCGATGGCAGCGTGGCGCTGATTGTTGATGTCTCAGCCCTGCAATCTTTAAACCGAGAAAAGCGTGTGGCCGGCGTCGCAGCTTAA
- the motB gene encoding flagellar motor protein MotB has product MKNSSHPIVLVKRRKVKKHESSHGSWKIAYADFMTAMMAFFLVMWLISIANPKELVQIAEYFRTPLKVALSNGPRSSDSESPIPGGGDDPTQQQGEVKKVVDMDAQKRKLDEIRLNRLREKLDQLIESDPRLKALRPHLIINMVEEGLRIQIVDSQNRPMFKTGSAQVEPYMRDILRAIAPILNDIPNRISLAGHTDDFQYAGGDRGYSNWELSADRANASRRELVTGGLASSKMLRVVGMADTMKLKNRGGNDAVNRRISLLVLNHDTEAQIEKENAESDAVQINDAASIKQITVPAEPSDAALTPDHQPVQAAPKTAPQPVSSLPTVAEIPSQPNRDSQPR; this is encoded by the coding sequence ATGAAGAACAGCAGTCACCCCATCGTGCTGGTAAAGCGGCGCAAAGTGAAAAAACATGAGAGTTCGCATGGCTCATGGAAAATCGCTTACGCCGATTTTATGACAGCGATGATGGCGTTCTTTCTGGTGATGTGGTTGATTTCCATCGCCAATCCCAAAGAGCTGGTGCAGATTGCCGAATATTTTCGTACTCCGCTAAAGGTCGCGCTGAGTAACGGACCGCGCAGCAGTGACAGTGAAAGCCCGATCCCCGGCGGCGGTGATGATCCAACGCAGCAGCAGGGTGAAGTTAAAAAAGTGGTCGATATGGACGCGCAGAAACGCAAGCTGGATGAAATTCGCCTGAATCGTCTGCGTGAAAAACTCGATCAGCTGATTGAATCCGATCCCCGGCTGAAAGCGCTGCGCCCGCATCTGATCATCAATATGGTGGAGGAGGGGCTGCGTATTCAGATTGTCGACAGCCAGAACCGCCCGATGTTTAAAACCGGCAGTGCGCAGGTGGAGCCTTATATGCGCGATATCCTGCGGGCGATTGCACCCATTCTTAACGATATTCCTAACCGCATCAGTCTCGCCGGACATACCGATGATTTTCAGTATGCCGGAGGCGATCGTGGTTACAGCAACTGGGAACTCTCAGCCGATCGCGCCAATGCCTCGCGGCGTGAGCTGGTAACCGGCGGGCTGGCGAGCAGCAAAATGCTGCGCGTAGTGGGGATGGCCGACACCATGAAGCTGAAAAATCGCGGCGGTAATGATGCGGTAAACCGCCGAATTAGTTTGCTGGTATTAAATCACGATACCGAAGCGCAAATCGAAAAAGAGAACGCCGAAAGTGATGCGGTGCAGATTAACGATGCCGCAAGTATTAAACAAATTACCGTTCCGGCTGAACCGTCGGATGCGGCATTAACCCCAGACCATCAACCTGTACAGGCCGCGCCGAAGACTGCGCCACAGCCGGTGAGCTCGTTACCGACGGTGGCGGAGATTCCGTCGCAGCCTAATCGCGACTCACAGCCGAGGTGA
- the motA gene encoding flagellar motor stator protein MotA: MLVILGYLLVIGSVLGGYMMVGGHLGALYQPSELLIIGGAGIGAFIVGNNGKSIKATLKALPLLMRGSKYNKALYMDLMALLYRLMAESRQQGMLSLERDIENPRESEIFANYPRILADNRLVDFITDYLRLMVSGNMNAFEIEALMDEEIETYEHECDVPAQSLAAVGDSLPAFGIVAAVMGVVHALASADRPAAELGALIAHAMVGTFLGILLAYGFISPLASVLRQKCAETTKMMQCIKVTLLSSLNGYAPQIAVEFGRKTLYSTERPSFSELEEHVRNAKSPAKQTSDQDA; encoded by the coding sequence GTGCTGGTTATTTTAGGTTATTTGCTGGTGATTGGTTCGGTGCTGGGGGGCTACATGATGGTGGGTGGTCATCTTGGCGCACTCTATCAACCTTCGGAATTGCTGATTATTGGGGGCGCAGGCATTGGCGCATTTATTGTCGGTAATAACGGAAAGTCGATCAAAGCGACCCTGAAAGCCTTGCCGCTGTTAATGCGCGGCTCTAAATATAACAAAGCGCTGTATATGGATCTGATGGCGTTGCTGTATCGCCTGATGGCGGAATCTCGACAGCAGGGCATGTTATCGCTGGAAAGAGATATCGAAAATCCGCGCGAAAGTGAAATCTTTGCTAATTACCCACGCATCCTTGCCGATAACCGTCTGGTGGACTTTATCACTGACTATCTGCGGTTAATGGTGAGCGGAAATATGAATGCGTTCGAAATCGAAGCGCTGATGGATGAAGAGATCGAAACCTACGAGCACGAATGCGACGTGCCGGCGCAGAGTCTGGCGGCAGTGGGTGACTCTTTACCTGCATTCGGTATTGTCGCCGCGGTAATGGGCGTGGTACACGCGCTGGCCTCAGCGGATCGTCCGGCCGCCGAGCTGGGGGCGCTGATTGCCCATGCGATGGTCGGTACTTTCCTCGGTATTTTACTGGCCTACGGTTTTATTTCGCCACTGGCATCGGTGCTGCGTCAGAAGTGTGCGGAAACGACCAAAATGATGCAGTGCATTAAGGTGACGCTGCTCTCCAGTCTGAACGGGTATGCGCCGCAGATTGCGGTGGAATTTGGCCGTAAGACGCTGTATTCCACCGAACGTCCCTCTTTCAGCGAGCTGGAAGAGCACGTGCGTAATGCCAAATCACCGGCAAAACAGACTTCGGATCAGGACGCATGA
- the flhC gene encoding flagellar transcriptional regulator FlhC, with product MSEKSIVQEARDIQLAMELITLGARLQMLESETQLSRGRLIKLYKELRGSPPPKGMLPFSTDWFMTWEQNIHASMFCNAWQFLLKSGLCHGVDAVIKAYRLYLEQCPQSDETPLLALTRAWTLVRFVESGMLELSSCKSCHGSFITHAHQPAGSFVCSLCQPPSRAVKRRKLSAQPADNTPQLLDEQVKRAV from the coding sequence ATGAGTGAAAAAAGTATTGTCCAGGAAGCTCGCGATATTCAACTGGCAATGGAATTAATTACTCTCGGTGCGCGTTTACAGATGTTAGAGAGCGAGACGCAGCTCAGTCGTGGCCGTTTAATAAAGTTGTATAAAGAGCTACGCGGCAGCCCACCGCCAAAAGGCATGTTGCCGTTCTCAACCGACTGGTTTATGACCTGGGAACAGAACATTCATGCCTCAATGTTCTGCAACGCCTGGCAGTTTCTGCTGAAAAGCGGCCTGTGTCATGGCGTCGATGCGGTGATCAAAGCTTATCGTTTGTACCTTGAGCAGTGTCCGCAGTCGGATGAGACGCCGCTGTTGGCGCTGACGCGCGCATGGACGCTGGTACGTTTTGTCGAAAGTGGCATGCTGGAACTCTCCAGCTGCAAATCCTGTCATGGCAGTTTTATCACTCATGCACACCAGCCGGCTGGCAGCTTCGTCTGTAGCCTGTGTCAGCCGCCATCTCGCGCGGTAAAAAGACGTAAACTTTCTGCGCAGCCTGCCGATAACACTCCACAACTGCTGGATGAACAGGTTAAACGCGCCGTTTAA
- the flhD gene encoding flagellar transcriptional regulator FlhD, whose protein sequence is MGTSELLKHIYDINLSYLLLAQRLINQDKASAMFRLGIDEAMADSLAQLTLPEMVKLAETNQLVCQFRFNDHQTISRLTQESRVDDLQQIHTGILLSSRLLRETSARVEDLSKKRAG, encoded by the coding sequence ATGGGTACATCAGAATTACTCAAACATATATACGACATTAATTTGTCCTATTTATTGCTTGCACAGCGTTTAATTAACCAGGATAAAGCTTCTGCCATGTTTCGCTTAGGTATCGATGAAGCGATGGCAGACTCGCTGGCGCAATTAACCTTACCGGAAATGGTAAAACTCGCTGAGACTAACCAGTTGGTTTGTCAGTTTCGCTTTAACGATCATCAAACCATCAGCCGCCTCACTCAGGAATCTCGCGTGGATGATTTACAGCAAATCCATACCGGCATTCTGCTATCCAGCCGTTTATTACGCGAAACTTCAGCACGAGTTGAAGATTTGTCGAAAAAGAGAGCGGGATAA
- the otsA gene encoding alpha,alpha-trehalose-phosphate synthase translates to MSRLVVVSNRIAVPDGSNSAGGLAVGILDALKSTGGLWFGWNGEISTIAEEEQEPLDIVKQDGITYASFGLSQNDYDLYYCQFSNTVIWPAFHYRLDLVQYQREAWEGYCRVNELLAERLQPLVEDDDILWIHDYHLLPFAAACRKLGMNNRIGFFLHIPFPTPEIFNALPPHEELLQMMCDYDLLGFQTDSDRTAFLDSLSLLTQVQNKGDKQHRAFGNDFATEVYPIGIEPESIKEMAEGPLPPKMAAMKRELGDAKNIIACERLDYSKGLPERFLAYEALLENFPEHRGNIRYSQIAPTSRGDVQAYQDIRHQLETEAGRINGKYGTLGWTPLYYLNQHFDRRLLMKIFRLTDVGLVTPLRDGMNLVAKEYIAAQDPDDPGVLVLSRFAGAANELTSALIVNPYDRDEVAAALDKALTMSRTERISRYNDMMAVLRENDISHWRESYLKDLQALAPRTEDHEMNHKVATFPRLA, encoded by the coding sequence ATGAGTCGCTTAGTGGTCGTATCTAACCGTATCGCTGTTCCCGATGGTTCTAATAGTGCTGGTGGCCTGGCGGTCGGTATTCTGGATGCGCTGAAATCTACAGGTGGACTGTGGTTTGGCTGGAATGGTGAGATAAGCACTATCGCTGAAGAAGAACAAGAGCCGCTGGATATCGTCAAGCAAGATGGTATCACCTATGCCTCTTTCGGTCTGAGTCAGAACGACTACGACCTCTATTATTGCCAGTTTTCCAATACGGTTATCTGGCCCGCGTTTCACTATCGGTTAGATCTGGTGCAATACCAGCGTGAAGCCTGGGAAGGATATTGCCGCGTCAATGAATTACTGGCGGAACGTCTGCAACCGCTGGTGGAAGATGATGATATTCTGTGGATCCACGATTACCATCTGCTGCCGTTTGCAGCTGCCTGTCGCAAACTGGGAATGAATAATCGCATTGGCTTCTTCCTGCATATTCCTTTTCCTACGCCGGAAATTTTCAACGCTTTGCCGCCTCACGAAGAGCTGTTGCAGATGATGTGTGATTACGATCTGCTTGGGTTCCAGACTGATAGCGACCGCACCGCATTTCTCGACAGCCTGTCACTGCTGACTCAGGTTCAGAATAAAGGCGATAAGCAGCACCGTGCTTTTGGCAATGACTTTGCTACTGAGGTTTATCCGATTGGTATTGAGCCGGAAAGTATCAAAGAGATGGCTGAAGGGCCGTTGCCGCCGAAAATGGCCGCCATGAAGCGTGAGCTGGGCGATGCGAAAAATATCATTGCCTGCGAACGGCTGGATTATTCCAAGGGGCTACCGGAGCGTTTTCTGGCTTATGAAGCGCTGCTGGAGAACTTTCCAGAACATCGCGGCAATATTCGCTATTCGCAGATTGCGCCAACCTCACGTGGCGACGTGCAGGCGTATCAGGATATTCGTCATCAGCTGGAAACTGAAGCCGGGCGAATTAACGGTAAGTATGGCACGCTGGGCTGGACGCCGCTCTACTACCTGAACCAGCATTTTGATCGTCGCCTGTTGATGAAGATTTTCCGCCTGACCGATGTTGGTCTGGTCACGCCGCTACGTGACGGCATGAATCTGGTGGCGAAAGAGTATATTGCGGCGCAGGATCCGGATGACCCCGGCGTGCTGGTGTTATCGCGCTTTGCGGGTGCCGCCAATGAGCTTACCTCGGCGCTGATTGTCAATCCTTACGATCGTGACGAAGTGGCGGCGGCGCTGGATAAAGCCCTGACGATGTCGCGTACCGAACGCATCTCGCGCTATAACGATATGATGGCGGTATTGCGGGAAAACGATATTTCTCACTGGCGCGAAAGCTACCTGAAAGATTTGCAGGCGCTGGCACCGCGCACGGAAGATCATGAGATGAACCATAAAGTGGCAACCTTTCCACGCTTAGCCTGA
- the otsB gene encoding trehalose-phosphatase, whose amino-acid sequence MSRESEGFPSLSGGLYAFFFDVDGTLAAIKPRPDEVSIPATVRATLQALSTLSHGAVALISGRPVEQLDQLAAPFYAPLAGVHGAERRDATGELHRISLPDEVVTQLHETLSSSISNWPGTQLETKGMAFALHYRQAEQFQAQVLQLAESMVQRFPMLALQPGKCVVELKPKGIDKGAAIAAFMQEAPFAGRIPVFIGDDLTDEAGFRVVNAMNGLSVKVGEGSSQARFRLKNVDEVYSWLEQMKLQLDQDNLGKESRL is encoded by the coding sequence GTGAGCAGAGAATCCGAAGGTTTCCCTTCTTTAAGTGGCGGCCTCTACGCGTTTTTCTTCGATGTCGATGGCACCTTAGCGGCTATCAAACCGCGCCCCGATGAAGTGTCGATTCCGGCAACGGTTCGCGCCACACTGCAAGCGTTATCCACTTTGAGCCACGGGGCGGTAGCGCTGATTTCCGGCAGGCCAGTTGAGCAACTGGATCAGTTGGCTGCCCCTTTTTACGCGCCGCTGGCTGGAGTTCATGGTGCTGAACGTCGCGATGCCACAGGTGAACTGCACCGTATCAGTTTGCCGGATGAGGTAGTGACGCAATTGCATGAAACCCTCAGCAGCAGTATCAGCAACTGGCCAGGTACGCAGCTTGAGACTAAAGGTATGGCTTTTGCCCTGCATTATCGTCAGGCAGAACAGTTTCAGGCGCAGGTTTTGCAACTGGCAGAGTCAATGGTGCAACGCTTTCCGATGCTGGCGCTGCAGCCGGGAAAATGCGTGGTGGAATTAAAACCGAAGGGAATCGATAAAGGCGCAGCGATAGCCGCCTTTATGCAGGAAGCGCCTTTCGCCGGGCGTATTCCGGTGTTTATTGGTGACGATCTGACAGATGAAGCCGGATTTCGTGTGGTTAATGCCATGAATGGCTTATCCGTAAAGGTCGGAGAGGGTTCAAGTCAGGCGCGCTTTCGGCTGAAAAATGTTGATGAAGTTTACAGCTGGCTTGAACAGATGAAATTACAATTAGATCAAGACAACCTCGGTAAGGAGTCAAGGTTATGA
- a CDS encoding methionine ABC transporter permease, which translates to MRGRVDWETFWDLMLNATLETLYMVVVAALFTVAIGLPLGIVLFITRKEGIHPAATLNRLLSGLVNIGRSLPFIVLLIALIPFTRLIIGTTLGTTAAIVPITIGAFPFFARIVENALDEVDKGRIEAILSMGGTGWHIVSKVLLPEALPALLAGITLTTVLLIGFSSMAGVIGGGGLGDLAIRYGYQRFNNQIMIGTVVTLIVLVQLVQTLGDRLVRSLAHRR; encoded by the coding sequence ATGCGCGGTCGCGTAGACTGGGAAACGTTCTGGGATCTGATGCTGAACGCCACGCTGGAGACTCTCTATATGGTGGTTGTGGCAGCGTTGTTTACGGTGGCGATAGGTCTGCCGCTGGGCATCGTGCTATTTATCACCCGCAAGGAGGGAATTCATCCGGCCGCTACGCTTAATCGCCTGTTAAGTGGGCTGGTCAATATCGGGCGTTCTTTGCCGTTTATCGTGCTGTTGATTGCGCTGATCCCTTTTACCCGGCTGATTATCGGTACCACGCTCGGCACCACCGCCGCGATTGTACCCATTACCATTGGCGCCTTTCCTTTTTTCGCGCGTATTGTGGAAAACGCGCTGGATGAAGTTGATAAGGGGCGGATTGAAGCCATTTTGTCGATGGGCGGCACCGGCTGGCATATCGTCAGTAAAGTGCTACTGCCGGAAGCGTTACCGGCCTTGCTGGCGGGAATTACCCTGACCACCGTGCTGCTGATCGGTTTTTCATCGATGGCGGGGGTGATAGGCGGCGGTGGTCTGGGAGATTTGGCGATTCGTTATGGTTATCAGCGTTTTAATAATCAGATTATGATCGGCACGGTGGTTACGCTGATTGTTCTGGTGCAGCTGGTGCAGACGCTGGGCGATCGGCTGGTGCGCTCGCTGGCGCATCGACGTTAA